In a single window of the Centropristis striata isolate RG_2023a ecotype Rhode Island chromosome 18, C.striata_1.0, whole genome shotgun sequence genome:
- the lama4 gene encoding laminin subunit alpha-4, with product MAARYLSWLCLLLSGRTACPAAAARLGEQQQTVLHVCAKGFFLSEQNICLPCNCKGHADYCEDITGVCINCRDHSTGDFCEMCEDGYLLAPGGLGGSTCRPCACPLAVPSNNFAVRCDRGASTLRCKCQEGYAGHMCERCAPGYYGNPMVIGNSCKKCDCNGNSDPNLIINECHNVTGHCQHCWGDTAGANCERCAPGFHGDAISAKNCRECECNECGTSSCDDRTGVCHCKPGVTGRLCDKCEEGYSGFSSCQGCRRCECGPASLRSTCHPLTHSCPCRPGAGGRYCERCLPGYWDYSAAGCNKCDCESGHCDMQTGECLPEAATVNLCNISCDECIWHLIGDLRLSNKTLDQLKVGVLNISTGAAANDRLKYYNYTAHRLQTQFLGWRNKSSVMKVQTEELGTATEAVVLDIKQLGESESVVESLGTMLDNDSLVTISLAEELSTNLTDINIQIEEMIHDWELYSVHQEVDPEVARRNTEEAQRMVTWMRTLDLSPREPIATDESTESHDLLRRIRQLEKKLMITDGRLPPVREILSRFSTKLSDAQGSLQTAASTVQQTEDQNRASILKFQRNEMKQQRLTEDHAAINDTLETARGSITETQRAVAEVDAMVQNVTEYHAAIDGAAQKLMEKTERLSLADRDLVQRADEHSEDLDRQANQLEEDLRESDANGFVQKAISAANVYNNIVKYIDDANITSITTHNLSQRAEDAISGINMQLGFLVTQSNNVFKESVSLHSEQQEVEAEVIDHQNYIKETKETMANNTKKLAELVEDISGIHKDRTPQRLEFTLKVSEETVNRSTEVLQTINPLTSKVEEWATNMRNNEYSTDAYEQAVLSAGEAVENLNILVPELLDKLKVVEEKKPVNNVTTNIMRIRELIAQARSVAKKVQVSMKFNGQSSVEVQPHSKLEDLKTVTSISLFMRVDPDKDPIEDRFILYLGDRNGRKDYMGLAIKNDNLVFVYNLGGEDVEIPLGSKPVSQWPAVFNYIRVERVGRHGKVFLTIPSQSSTDEQKFIQKGEAPGSDSLFDLDPKDMVFFVGGVPADVRLPPPLSLAPFVGCIELGSLNNDVISLYNFKHTHKMDVVTSTPCPRYKLAFSQSRIASYLFDGTGYALINNMERRGKFGVVTRFDIAVRTVANNGVIYLMVNGDNFFLLEIKNGFLRLMYDFGFIDGPQLLENNLPKLQINDARYHEVTVIYHQSKKVILLVDKSHVKSMETPKTTLPFSDIYIGGAPSSILKSRPELSAAVGLKGCVKGFQFQKKDFNLLEEPGTIGLSSGCPEESFMSRKAYFTGESYLGSTAKISPFDSFEGGLNFRTLESSGLLFYLSEGSDEFSISLENGAVVLNSRGTRVKSHKKQYNDGRTHFLVASINNQKYSLLLDDKDKQEKKRPSSATRTSSGSAPKTFYYGGSPSSSFRNFTGCISYAYINRQDRDIEPEDFQRYKEKVQTSLQDCPVQRPPAALLSRHRDHASRAKQGQSQKVSREKSDLPLGLMELRSDDQEPLELHTEPCYLSSSPRSTRQAFHYGGIANSRQHYTDLPDSLSQRSHFSLSVKTHSSFGLIFYVSDVQEDDFMALFLANGKLVYTFNVAEHRVKIKSEEKYNDGAWHNVIFIRDGSMGRLIIDGLTVLEDRAQGSNASWQVSSPLYVGGVPPGRAQKNIQRNSAYSFTGCLKNLQLDGKWLSSVEETSGVTPCFEGHSEAGTYFSQEGGYVVLDETFDLGLRFELVMEVRPRVASGVLLHVPTAEGYFTMFIHQGAVVVLVNDGSNEFFTKVSPKHGVCAGNWHRITVIRDANVVQLDVDSEVNHVVGPVDPNPTETRKPVFVGGAPDLFLPESFASRKAYVGCMRNLSINKSPVSFSKAVVVSGAVSVGTCPAA from the exons GTCTGTGCAAAGGGATTTTTCCTGAGTGAGCAGAACATCTGCCTGCCATGTAACTGCAAAGGCCACGCAGACTACTGTGAAGACATCACTGGTGTTTGTATC AACTGCAGGGACCACAGTACTGGGGACTTCTGTGAGATGTGTGAGGACGGCTACCTGTTGGCCCCCGGGGGCCTGGGCGGGAGCACCTGCCGGCCCTGCGCCTGTCCCCTCGCCGTCCCCTCCAATAA CTTCGCCGTGCGCTGCGACAGAGGAGCTTCCACTCTACGCTGCAAATGCCAAGAAGGCTACGCTGGACACATGTGTGAGAG GTGTGCTCCAGGTTACTATGGAAACCCGATGGTGATTGGTAATTCCTGTAAGAAATGCGACTGCAACGGCAACTCCGACCCGAACCTGATCATCAATGAGTGCCACAACGTGACGGGCCACTGCCAGCACTGCTGGGGAGACACCGCCGGCGCCAACTGTGAGAGGTGCGCTCCAGGTTTCCACGGCGACGCCATCAGCGCCAAGAACTGCAGAG AGTGCGAGTGTAATGAATGTGGCACGTCTTCATGCGACGACAGGACCGGAGTGTGTCACTGCAAGCCGGGTGTTACCGGACGGCTCTGTGACAAATGTGAG GAGGGCTACTCTGGTTTCTCCAGCTGTCAGGGCTGTCGGAGGTGTGAATGCGGGCCAGCTTCCCTTCGTTCCACCTGCCATCCTCTGACCCACAGCTGTCCCTGCCGGCCCGGAGCAGGAGGACGCTACTGCGAGCGCTGTCTGCCCGGATACTGGGACTACAGCGCTGCTGGCTGCAACA AGTGTGACTGTGAGAGCGGCCACTGTGATATGCAGACTGGGGAGTGCCTGCCAGAGGCGGCAACAGTCAACCTGTGCAACATCA GTTGTGATGAGTGCATCTGGCATCTCATCGGGGACCTTCGGCTGTCCAATAAGACTCTGGACCAGTTGAAAGTGGGAGTGTTGAACATCTCCACTGGTGCTGCTGCCAACGACCGGCTCAAGTACTACAACTACACCGCTCACCGCCTGCAG ACTCAGTTTCTAGGCTGGAGGAACAAATCCTCTGTGATGAAGGTCCAGACGGAGGAGCTGGGGACGGCCACGGAGGCTGTGGTGTTGGACATCAAGCAACTGGGAGAATCG GAGAGTGTGGTGGAGTCTCTGGGGACCATGCTGGATAATGACTCTCTGGTGACCATCAGCCTGGCTGAGGAGCTCAGCACAAACCTCACTGATATAAACATACAAATAGAAg AGATGATCCATGACTGGGAGCTGTACAGCGTTCACCAGGAGGTTGATCCGGAGGTTGCCAGGCGGAACACTGAGGAGGCCCAGAGGATGGTGACCTGGATGAGGACTCTGGATCTGTCCCCACGAGAACCCATCGCCACGGACGAGTCCACTGAAAGCCATGACT tgctGCGGCGTATCCGTCAGCTGGAGAAGAAGCTGATGATCACAGATGGACGCCTCCCACCCGTCAGAGAGATCCTCTCCCGGTTCTCCACCAAGCTGTCGGACGCTCAGGGTTCTCTGCAGACGGCAGCCAGCACCGTCCAGCAGACGGAGGACCAGAACAGAGCCAGCATCCTTAAATTCCAAAGGAATGAG ATGAAGCAGCAGAGACTGACAGAGGACCACGCTGCTATCAACGACACACTGGAGACAGCCAGAGGCTCCATCACTGAGACACAGAGGGCTGTGGCTGAGGTGGATGCTATGGTGCAG AATGTGACCGAGTACCATGCAGCGATCGATGGTGCCGcccagaagctgatggagaagaCTGAGCGTCTGTCGCTGGCGGACAGAGATCTGGTGCAGAGGGCCGATGAGCATTCTGAGGACCTGGACAGGCAGGCCAACCAACTGGAGGA GGACCTGAGAGAGAGTGACGCCAATGGCTTTGTGCAGAAAGCCATAAGTGCCGCCAACGTCTACAACAACATAGTGAAATACATCGATGACGCCAATATCACATCAATCACCACCCACAACCTGTCCCAAAGAGCTGAAGAT GCCATCTCTGGGATCAATATGCAGCTTGGGTTCCTGGTAACGCAGAGCAACAACGTTTTCAAGGAGTCTGTTTCATTACATTCAGAACAACAAG AGGTGGAAGCTGAGGTGATTGACCACCAAAATTACATTAAGGAGACCAAAGAGACCATGGCTAACAACACTAAAAAACTTGCAGAACTCGTGGAGGATATCAGTGGAATTCATAAAG ACAGGACACCACAGAGACTGGAGTTTACCCTGAAGGTGTCTGAGGAGACTGTCAACCGCTCAACCGAGGTTCTTCAAACCATCAACCCCCTCACCAGCAAGGTGGAGGAGTGGGCCACCAACATGAGAAACAATGAATACTCTACAGATGCTTATGAACAGGCCGTCCTGTCAGCCGGGGAAGCAG TAGAGAACCTGAATATACTTGTTCCTGAGCTGCTGGACAAGCTGAAGGTGGTCGAGGAGAAAAAGCCTGTCAACAATGTGACCACCAACATCATGAGGATCAGAGAGCTAATAGCCCAAGCCAGGAGTGTGGCCAAGAAG GTCCAAGTGTCCATGAAGTTCAATGGCCAGTCCTCGGTGGAGGTTCAACCTCACAGCAAGCTGGAAGACCTAAAGACAGTGACGTCCATCAGCTTGTTCATGAGAGTGGACCCGGACAAGGATCCCATAGAGGACCGCTTCATCTTATACCTTGGAGACAGAAAT GGCAGGAAAGACTACATGGGACTTGCTATCAAGAATGACAACCTGGTGTTCGTGTACAACCTCGGGGGGGAAGATGTTGAGATCCCATTGGGTTCAAAACCTGTCAGCCAATGGCCCGCAGTCTTCAACTACATCAGAGTAGAGAG AGTGGGCAGACATGGAAAAGTCTTCCTGACCATCCCCAGCCAGTCCTCCACAGACGAGCAGAAGTTCATCCAGAAAGGTGAAGCTCCAGGCAGCGACTCCCTGTTTGACCTGGACCCCAAGGACATGGTGTTCTTTGTGGGTGGTGTCCCAGCAGACGTCAGG cTTCCACCTCCTCTGAGTCTTGCTCCTTTTGTGGGCTGTATCGAGCTCGGTTCGCTCAACAACGACGTGATCAGTCTTTACAATttcaaacacactcacaaaatGGATGTGGTTACATCTACACCATGCCCCAG GTACAAGTTGGCATTTTCCCAGAGTCGTATTGCCAGCTACCTGTTTGATGGAACAGGCTACGCACTAATCAACAATATGGAGAGGAGGGGCAAATTTGGTGTTGTCACAAGATTTGATATTGCAGTACGAACTGTTGCAAACAATGGCGTCATTTACCTCATGGTCAATGGG GATAACTTCTTCCTTTTAGAGATAAAGAATGGCTTCCTGCGTCTCATGTATGACTTTGGCTTCATCGACGGGCCACAACTTCTGGAGAATAACTTACCAAAGCTGCAAATAAATGATGCACGGTACCACGAG GTGACAGTGATCTACCATCAGTCAAAGAAAGTGATTCTACTGGTGGACAAGAGCCATGTTAAATCTATGGAGACTCCAAAAACCACTCTGCCTTTCTCAGATATCTACATAGGTGGAGCTCCCTCCAGCATTCTCAAATCCAG GCCTGAGCTGTCTGCTGCCGTGGGCCTGAAGGGCTGTGTGAAAGGTTTCCAGTTCCAGAAGAAAGACTTCAACCTGCTGGAGGAGCCCGGCACCATCGGCCTCAGCAGCGGCTGCCCCGAGGAGTCCTTC ATGTCCCGTAAAGCCTATTTCACTGGAGAGAGCTACCTGGGATCCACAGCCAAGATTTCACCCTTCGACAGCTTTGAGGGAGGACTCAACTTTAGAACACTGGAGTCCAGCGGACTACTCTTCTATCTGAGTGAAGGG TCTGATGAGTTTAGCATCTCTCTGGAGAATGGAGCCGTGGTGCTGAACTCCAGAGGCACACGtgttaaatcacacaaaaaacaatacaatgatGGAAGGACACACTTCTTAGTGGCCTCAATAAACAATCAGAA GTATTCACTGTTGTTGGATGACAAAGACAAGCAAGAGAAGAAACGTCCGTCATCAGCCACAAGAACCTCCTCAGGTTCTGCTCCAAAGACCTTTTACTATGGAGGCTCTCCAAGCAGCAGCTTCAGGAACTTCACAGGCTGCATCAGTTACGCCTACATCAACAG ACAGGACCGGGACATTGAGCCCGAAGACTTCCAGCGATACAAAGAGAAGGTCCAGACCTCCCTGCAGGACTGCCCAGTCCAGCGGCCccctgctgctctgctgtcGAGGCATAGGGACCACGCTTCGAGGGCCAAACAGGGACAATCACAGAAg GTTAGCAGGGAGAAGTCTGACCTCCCTCTGGGCCTGATGGAGCTGAGGAGTGATGACCAGGAGCCATTAGAGCTCCACACTGAGCCCTGCTACCTCTCCTCCAGTCCCAGATCGACCCGCCAAGCCTTCCACTACGGCGGCATCGCCAACAGCAGGCAGCACTACACAGACCTCCCAGACTCCCTCTCCCAGAG GTCCCACTTCTCCTTGTCTGTGAAGACCCACTCATCCTTTGGCCTCATCTTTTATGTATCTGATGTCCAAGAGGACGACTTCATGGCTCTGTTCCTGGCCAACGGGAAGCTGGTGTACACCTTCAACGTAGCAGAGCACAGAGTCAAGATCAAGAGCGAGGAGAAATACAATGACGGTGCATGGCACAAT GTTATTTTTATCCGTGACGGTAGTATGGGGCGGTTAATAATTGATGGACTCACGGTGCTGGAAGACAGAGCTCAGGGCAGCAACGCCTCCTGGCAGGTCAGCAGTCCCCTCTATGTTGGAGGAGTTCCTCCAGGGAGAGCCCAGAAGAATATTCAG AGAAACTCTGCATACAGCTTCACCGGCTGTCTGAAGAACCTCCAGCTGGATGGGAAGTGGCTGTCCTCGGTGGAGGAGACGTCTGGGGTCACTCCATGCTTCGAGGGTCACTCTGAGGCCGGGACATACTTCTCACAGGAAGGAGGATATGTTGTGCTGG ATGAAACCTTTGACCTGGGGCTGAGGTTTGAGCTGGTGATGGAGGTGCGCCCCCGTGTGGCGTCTGGTGTGTTACTGCACGTACCGACAGCCGAGGGCTACTTCACCATGTTCATCCACCAAGGAGCA GTGGTGGTTCTGGTGAACGATGGTTCTAATGAGTTCTTCACTAAGGTTTCTCCGAAGCACGGTGTTTGTGCTGGAAATTGGCACAGAATCACTG TGATCCGAGACGCCAACGTGGTCCAGCTGGATGTGGACTCTGAGGTCAACCATGTGGTGGGACCAGTAGACCCCAACCCCACAGAGACCAGGAAACCAGTGTTCGTTGGTGGAGCTCCAG ATCTTTTCCTCCCAGAGAGCTTTGCCAGCAGGAAGGCCTATGTGGGCTGCATGAGGAACCTGAGCATCAATAAGAGCCCAGTGAGCTTCAGTAAAGCTGTGGTGGTCAGTGGAGCAGTTAGTGTTGGAACGTGTCCCGCAGCGTAA